In Feifania hominis, the following are encoded in one genomic region:
- a CDS encoding M42 family metallopeptidase — protein sequence MDCKEVLFELSACYGVSGRENEAGEYIREKLSFYLDEVTLDRSGNVVGFRRCGRENAKCLMLDAHLDEIGMMVTEITEDGFLHFENIAGVDSRILLANEVVVHGRERLYGIVSCKPPHMNTPEERKKTVQVADLVVDIGLPVERVRELVSVGDVISLRRTSVELRNGRVAGKSFDDRAGTAAILYCLDKLRETQLPFDLAVLISTQEETGMRGAKTGTYLIDPDEAIAIDVSHAYTPDAKKEETARLGEGPMVGIAPILDRAISKKLISLAEKEDIPYQVEVMGGSTGTNAYAIQISRSGVRTGLLSIPMTYMHTCIETIVLDDLKNTGELLCAYVRAKRKEWE from the coding sequence TTGGATTGCAAGGAAGTACTGTTTGAACTCTCCGCCTGCTACGGGGTCTCAGGCCGCGAGAATGAGGCGGGAGAGTATATCCGGGAAAAGCTGTCGTTTTATCTCGACGAGGTCACGCTTGACCGCTCGGGCAACGTGGTGGGCTTTCGCCGCTGCGGACGGGAGAACGCCAAATGCCTGATGCTCGACGCGCATCTCGACGAAATCGGCATGATGGTGACCGAGATCACCGAGGATGGCTTTCTCCACTTTGAGAACATCGCGGGCGTCGACAGCCGCATTCTGCTTGCAAACGAGGTTGTGGTGCACGGGCGGGAGCGTCTCTACGGCATTGTCAGCTGCAAGCCTCCCCACATGAATACCCCCGAGGAGCGTAAGAAGACCGTGCAGGTCGCCGATCTGGTGGTGGACATTGGACTGCCGGTCGAACGGGTGCGCGAGCTCGTATCAGTGGGCGACGTGATCTCCCTGCGCCGCACGAGCGTCGAGCTGAGAAACGGCCGCGTCGCCGGCAAGAGCTTTGACGACCGTGCGGGGACTGCGGCGATTCTCTACTGCCTTGACAAGCTCCGGGAGACGCAGCTGCCCTTCGATCTCGCCGTGCTCATCAGCACGCAGGAGGAGACCGGCATGCGTGGAGCGAAGACGGGGACCTACCTGATTGACCCGGACGAGGCGATTGCCATCGACGTGTCGCACGCCTACACGCCCGACGCCAAAAAGGAGGAGACTGCCCGTCTCGGTGAGGGCCCCATGGTCGGGATTGCCCCCATTTTGGACAGGGCCATTTCCAAAAAGCTCATTTCGCTCGCCGAAAAAGAGGACATCCCCTACCAGGTTGAAGTCATGGGTGGCAGTACGGGAACAAACGCCTACGCCATTCAGATCTCCCGCAGCGGTGTGCGCACGGGACTGCTCTCCATCCCGATGACGTATATGCACACCTGCATCGAGACCATTGTGCTCGACGATCTGAAAAACACGGGCGAGCTTCTGTGCGCGTATGTGCGCGCCAAGAGAAAGGAGTGGGAGTGA
- a CDS encoding indolepyruvate oxidoreductase subunit beta, whose amino-acid sequence MTKSVMIVGVGGQGSLLASKLLGTLLVDCGYDVKVSEVHGMSQRGGSVVTYVRYGEQVASPLIEKAGADVVLSFEKLEALRYADYLKPDGVLLYSTQQILPMPVITGAAEYPGDIDERLRSITSNLIAVDAVELAERAGGAKAANVVLLGVLARQLGIEKERWIETIQKVVPAKFLEMNLKAFGYGYQKES is encoded by the coding sequence ATGACAAAGAGTGTGATGATTGTCGGTGTCGGCGGCCAGGGTTCGCTTCTTGCGAGCAAGCTGCTCGGCACGCTGCTTGTCGACTGCGGTTATGACGTCAAGGTGAGCGAGGTTCACGGCATGTCGCAGCGCGGCGGATCGGTTGTGACCTATGTGCGGTATGGGGAGCAGGTCGCGTCTCCCCTGATCGAGAAGGCCGGCGCGGATGTTGTACTGTCCTTTGAAAAGCTCGAGGCGTTGCGCTATGCGGACTATCTCAAGCCGGACGGGGTTCTGCTCTACAGCACGCAGCAGATTCTCCCCATGCCGGTCATCACGGGTGCGGCGGAGTATCCCGGCGACATCGATGAGCGGCTGCGGTCGATCACATCGAATTTGATCGCGGTCGACGCGGTGGAGCTTGCCGAGAGAGCGGGCGGCGCAAAGGCGGCAAATGTTGTGCTGCTCGGCGTGCTCGCGCGACAGCTCGGCATTGAAAAGGAGCGCTGGATTGAGACCATTCAAAAGGTGGTGCCGGCGAAATTCCTCGAGATGAATCTCAAGGCTTTCGGCTACGGCTATCAGAAAGAGAGCTGA
- the ruvC gene encoding crossover junction endodeoxyribonuclease RuvC, protein MRILGIDPGIASVGYAVVDYAGSRFTPVTYDTFHTPAGLTLEVRLLQIYEFLCGLIAQHRPDAMSVEELFFNTNVTTAIMVGHGRGVILLAAAKHGVPVFEYTPSQVKQAVVGYGKAEKKQVQQMVKMLLHLKEIPKPDDTADAVALAVCHAHSAKSKLLQLR, encoded by the coding sequence ATGAGAATTTTGGGGATTGACCCGGGGATCGCCTCGGTGGGATATGCGGTGGTGGACTATGCAGGCAGCCGCTTTACACCCGTGACCTATGACACTTTTCACACGCCTGCGGGCCTGACGCTCGAGGTTCGGCTGCTTCAGATCTACGAGTTTTTGTGTGGGCTGATTGCGCAGCACCGGCCCGACGCCATGTCGGTGGAGGAGCTCTTTTTCAACACCAATGTCACAACGGCCATCATGGTCGGCCACGGCAGAGGCGTGATTCTGCTCGCGGCGGCAAAACACGGCGTGCCGGTCTTTGAATACACGCCGTCACAGGTCAAACAGGCGGTTGTGGGATACGGCAAGGCGGAGAAAAAACAGGTGCAGCAGATGGTCAAAATGCTTCTGCATCTCAAAGAGATTCCAAAGCCCGACGACACGGCGGACGCTGTGGCGCTCGCCGTCTGTCACGCCCACTCGGCAAAATCAAAGCTCTTGCAGCTCAGATAG
- a CDS encoding ACT domain-containing protein — MQFKQVSIFVENTPGRLSEITSLIADSGINIRAHTIADTTNYGILRIIVDDPQRCEQILKQAGLAVSITSVLAIGLEDTPGAFSKALSLLGRSGVSVEYAYVSLMKRGDKICVILKVDDNEKAAAALAEGGIETYSAQ; from the coding sequence ATGCAATTCAAACAGGTATCCATCTTTGTGGAAAACACACCCGGCAGGCTTTCTGAAATCACATCTCTGATTGCCGACAGCGGCATCAACATCCGCGCGCACACCATTGCCGATACCACCAACTATGGAATTCTTCGCATCATTGTCGACGATCCGCAGCGCTGCGAGCAGATTCTCAAACAGGCGGGGCTTGCGGTCTCCATCACAAGTGTTTTGGCCATCGGGCTTGAAGACACGCCCGGTGCGTTCTCAAAGGCGCTCAGTCTGCTCGGCAGGAGCGGTGTGAGTGTGGAGTACGCCTATGTGTCTCTGATGAAACGCGGGGACAAAATCTGCGTCATTCTCAAGGTGGACGACAATGAGAAAGCGGCAGCAGCCCTTGCCGAGGGAGGCATTGAGACCTATTCGGCGCAATAA
- the iorA gene encoding indolepyruvate ferredoxin oxidoreductase subunit alpha, with amino-acid sequence MKRLMLGNEAVARGLYEAGVRFVSSYPGTPSTEITEFISKYDEIYSEWAPNEKVAAEAAFGASIAGARSFSAMKHVGLNVAADLVFTSSYTGVGGGFVICVADDQGMHSSQNEQDSRHYARAAKLPMVEPADSMECIDFVKEAYRISEEYDTPVLLRMSTRTSHSQSIVTLGEREQRELHPYEKNPQKYVMMPGNARPRHLAVERRLEALRQYADTSKINEITYYDRKIGVIASGIAYQYAREALGENASYLKLGMTFPLPEKMIREFAAAVDELYVIEELDSIVETEVRALGINCKGKEQFSYCGEYSANDIREKLLGEKTEVKRIEGSVPGRPPVLCPGCPHRGTFYVLHRLGVMVSGDIGCYTLGATPPLGAMDTTICMGASISGLHGFTKVRPEYAAKSVAVIGDSTFAHSGITGLIDTIYNKGITTVIVLDNSITGMTGHQQNPTTGRTIKGEPTVALSIERLCETVGVKSVRVCDPYDLDAFERVVKEELERAEPSVIIARRPCVLLKEVKKYPPLQIEETKCKNCKMCLKIGCPAIYQDGGVMKIDHTLCVGCDLCQNICKFGAIEKGDK; translated from the coding sequence ATGAAAAGACTGATGCTTGGCAACGAGGCGGTCGCACGCGGTCTCTATGAGGCGGGAGTGCGCTTTGTCTCGAGCTATCCGGGAACTCCGAGCACGGAGATCACCGAGTTTATCAGCAAGTATGATGAGATTTACAGCGAGTGGGCGCCCAATGAAAAGGTGGCGGCCGAGGCAGCGTTCGGCGCCTCGATCGCCGGGGCACGTTCTTTCTCCGCCATGAAGCATGTCGGCCTCAACGTCGCGGCGGATCTCGTCTTCACAAGTTCCTATACGGGCGTCGGCGGCGGCTTTGTCATCTGTGTGGCTGACGACCAGGGAATGCACTCCTCTCAGAACGAGCAGGACAGCCGCCACTACGCGCGCGCGGCGAAGCTCCCCATGGTAGAGCCGGCCGATTCAATGGAGTGTATCGACTTTGTCAAGGAGGCCTACCGGATCAGTGAGGAATACGACACTCCCGTACTGCTTCGCATGTCGACGAGAACCTCCCACTCCCAGAGCATCGTGACACTCGGCGAGCGGGAGCAGCGCGAGCTTCACCCCTATGAGAAGAACCCGCAGAAGTACGTCATGATGCCCGGAAATGCCCGGCCGCGCCACCTGGCCGTGGAGCGGCGTCTCGAGGCGCTGCGGCAGTACGCTGACACGTCCAAAATCAACGAAATTACATACTATGACAGAAAAATCGGCGTCATCGCCTCGGGAATCGCCTATCAGTATGCGCGCGAGGCGCTCGGCGAGAATGCCTCGTATCTCAAACTCGGCATGACGTTCCCGCTGCCGGAGAAGATGATTCGGGAATTTGCGGCGGCAGTTGATGAACTCTACGTCATCGAGGAGCTTGACAGCATTGTCGAAACCGAAGTGCGTGCACTGGGTATCAACTGTAAAGGCAAAGAACAATTCAGCTATTGCGGCGAGTACTCGGCAAACGACATCCGTGAGAAGCTGCTCGGCGAAAAAACTGAGGTCAAACGGATCGAGGGATCGGTGCCGGGCCGGCCGCCGGTGCTCTGTCCAGGCTGCCCGCACCGGGGCACTTTCTATGTGCTGCACCGACTTGGCGTCATGGTCAGTGGCGACATCGGCTGCTACACACTGGGCGCGACACCACCTCTGGGCGCGATGGACACCACCATCTGCATGGGCGCATCCATTTCAGGGCTGCACGGTTTCACCAAGGTGCGCCCCGAGTACGCGGCGAAGAGCGTGGCGGTCATCGGCGACTCGACCTTTGCCCACTCGGGCATTACGGGCCTGATTGACACCATCTACAACAAGGGCATCACAACGGTGATCGTTCTTGACAACAGCATCACCGGCATGACCGGCCATCAGCAGAACCCGACGACCGGCAGGACCATCAAGGGAGAGCCGACGGTGGCTCTGTCCATTGAGCGTCTGTGTGAGACGGTCGGCGTGAAGAGTGTGCGCGTGTGCGATCCCTATGATCTCGATGCGTTTGAGAGAGTCGTCAAAGAGGAGCTTGAAAGGGCAGAGCCCTCGGTCATCATTGCACGACGGCCCTGTGTTCTGCTCAAGGAAGTCAAGAAATACCCGCCTCTTCAAATCGAGGAAACCAAGTGCAAAAACTGCAAAATGTGCCTGAAGATCGGGTGCCCTGCAATCTATCAGGACGGCGGCGTCATGAAAATCGACCACACGCTCTGTGTGGGCTGCGATCTCTGTCAGAACATCTGTAAATTCGGCGCGATCGAAAAGGGGGACAAGTGA
- a CDS encoding M42 family metallopeptidase yields MDFLYELLSTPSVSGNEEKIARKIREKIAPHVDEIRTDAMGNLIAVRRCGRADAETFMLCAHMDEIGVMVNFVEENGYLRFVPMGGLTVFSLANMQMEFTNGVRGVVCIEEEVKLADLKLKNLYLDIGASSREQALERIDIGDVACVVNEPLKMGDRLVSKALDNKIGCAILCGVIEKLKDPLYDCVFVFSTQEELGLRGARTAAYSVEPDYAIAVDVTDSGDMIGSKNCPLKLGEGAAIKVKDSSVICHKSMINHLTYSAKENKIKYQMEVLKSGGTDAGAISASRAGVVTGGVSIPTRNIHTPTETIDLKDVDACVRLLCHALTTEFDKYQTEN; encoded by the coding sequence ATGGACTTTTTATACGAGCTGCTCTCGACGCCGTCGGTCAGCGGAAACGAGGAGAAGATTGCCCGGAAAATACGCGAGAAAATCGCGCCCCATGTCGATGAAATCCGAACTGACGCCATGGGAAACCTGATTGCCGTGCGCCGCTGCGGCAGGGCGGATGCCGAGACCTTTATGCTCTGCGCCCATATGGACGAGATCGGCGTCATGGTAAACTTTGTTGAGGAAAACGGCTATCTGCGCTTTGTGCCAATGGGCGGTCTGACAGTGTTTTCCCTCGCCAACATGCAGATGGAGTTCACAAACGGCGTACGCGGCGTCGTCTGCATCGAGGAGGAGGTCAAACTCGCGGACTTGAAGCTCAAAAATCTCTATCTGGACATCGGCGCCTCGTCGCGCGAGCAGGCGCTCGAGCGCATCGACATCGGCGATGTGGCGTGTGTTGTCAACGAGCCGCTGAAGATGGGTGACAGGCTGGTCTCAAAGGCGCTCGACAACAAGATTGGCTGCGCGATTCTCTGCGGGGTCATCGAGAAACTCAAAGACCCGCTCTACGACTGTGTCTTCGTCTTCTCCACGCAGGAGGAGCTCGGGCTGCGCGGTGCACGCACGGCGGCCTATTCGGTGGAACCCGACTATGCCATCGCCGTTGACGTCACGGATTCGGGCGATATGATCGGCTCGAAAAACTGCCCGCTCAAACTCGGCGAGGGGGCGGCGATCAAAGTCAAGGACAGCAGCGTGATCTGCCACAAATCCATGATAAACCATTTGACATACAGCGCAAAAGAGAATAAGATTAAATATCAAATGGAGGTTCTCAAAAGCGGCGGAACCGATGCAGGCGCGATCAGCGCCAGCCGCGCTGGTGTTGTCACGGGCGGGGTCTCCATTCCGACGAGAAACATTCACACACCCACAGAAACAATCGATCTAAAGGACGTTGACGCCTGCGTGAGGCTTCTGTGCCATGCGCTCACGACAGAGTTTGACAAGTATCAGACGGAGAATTGA
- a CDS encoding aminotransferase class I/II-fold pyridoxal phosphate-dependent enzyme has protein sequence MTQLFRPFSFSQELIERAQLAEQRAQQALCGIGQTAAYNSRKVLHAFMQQGVSERHFLGTTGYGYDDSGRDTLDRVYAQVFGAEDAMVRHFMLSGTHALTVALFGVLRPGDVMVSVAGKPYDTLDGVIGLNGVKNGSLADFGVHYEQVDLLEDGTLDFDGITEAARRAPRMIYLQRSRGYERRPSISVAEIETVCKIVHRLSDRTIVMVDNCYGEFVETREPTEVGADLMAGSLIKNPGGSMAESGGYIAGRADLVELCAYRLTSPGLGKEVGASLNQNRNLYRGFFFAPHITGEALKTAVFAAALFEELGFACSPRYCEPRTDIVEQIVLGSPAGLKAFCEGIQAGSPIDSFVVPQEWDMPGYQDQVIMAAGAFVQGSSIELSADGPMRAPYIAFMQGGIVYDTAQIGVLMAAQRLADEGLVTL, from the coding sequence ATGACTCAGCTCTTCAGGCCGTTTTCCTTTTCGCAGGAGCTCATCGAACGCGCACAGCTCGCCGAACAGCGCGCGCAGCAGGCTCTTTGCGGCATTGGGCAGACAGCGGCGTACAACAGCCGCAAGGTGCTTCACGCTTTCATGCAGCAGGGCGTCTCGGAGCGCCACTTTCTCGGGACCACCGGCTACGGCTACGACGACAGCGGGCGCGACACGCTCGACCGGGTTTACGCCCAGGTTTTCGGCGCCGAGGACGCGATGGTACGCCACTTCATGCTGTCGGGAACCCATGCGCTGACCGTCGCGCTCTTTGGCGTTCTGCGCCCGGGCGACGTCATGGTCTCGGTTGCGGGCAAGCCCTATGACACGCTCGACGGCGTCATTGGCCTTAACGGTGTCAAAAACGGCTCGCTTGCCGATTTCGGCGTGCACTATGAGCAGGTGGATCTGCTCGAGGATGGGACACTTGATTTCGACGGCATCACCGAGGCCGCAAGGCGCGCGCCGAGGATGATCTATCTGCAGCGCTCGCGCGGCTATGAGCGCCGACCCTCCATCTCGGTTGCCGAAATTGAGACTGTCTGTAAAATCGTACACCGCCTGAGTGACAGGACGATTGTGATGGTGGACAACTGCTACGGGGAGTTTGTCGAGACGCGCGAACCGACCGAGGTGGGCGCAGATCTCATGGCGGGCTCGCTGATTAAGAATCCGGGCGGCTCCATGGCTGAGAGCGGGGGATACATCGCGGGCCGCGCAGACCTTGTGGAGCTGTGCGCCTACCGGCTGACTTCGCCCGGCCTCGGCAAAGAGGTCGGCGCCTCTCTCAACCAGAACCGGAATCTCTACCGCGGCTTTTTCTTCGCCCCTCACATTACGGGTGAGGCGCTCAAGACGGCGGTCTTTGCCGCCGCGCTCTTTGAGGAACTCGGCTTTGCCTGCAGCCCGCGCTACTGCGAGCCGCGCACGGATATCGTTGAGCAGATTGTGCTCGGCTCACCCGCGGGACTCAAGGCGTTCTGCGAGGGCATTCAGGCGGGGAGCCCCATCGACAGCTTCGTCGTGCCGCAGGAGTGGGATATGCCCGGCTATCAGGACCAGGTGATCATGGCGGCGGGAGCCTTTGTGCAGGGTTCCTCCATTGAGCTCTCGGCTGACGGCCCCATGCGCGCGCCCTACATTGCGTTTATGCAGGGGGGCATCGTCTATGACACCGCGCAGATCGGTGTGCTCATGGCCGCCCAGAGACTGGCGGACGAGGGGCTTGTCACCCTCTGA
- a CDS encoding M42 family metallopeptidase, whose translation MEWIVTLISELSQLGGVSGDESRVADYIEEKIRDFADDCRRDRLGNLIAFRKGTDSSKKLMLCAHMDEVGLLVSYITDEGLLRFQPVGGIDPRVITGRRVLVGEKQVPGVIGTKAIHIQTPEERKQAPGFDRLYIDIGATSREDAQKAVSLGDCAVFDSDFVTFGDGCIKAKALDNRVGCAVLMESMRMRPHYDTYYVFSVGEEVGLRGAYTSSYDIEPDFAVAIDSTTTADYAGVDERDQGLKLGGGCALFLMESTTYYFKDTLKKVRRIAQENGVRYQMKQIMVGGLDAGGIQRTASGVETASVATPCRYLHSPSCMMKISDILETEKLVAALCQSADLMKRRS comes from the coding sequence ATGGAGTGGATTGTGACGCTCATTTCCGAGCTCTCACAGCTCGGCGGCGTCTCGGGGGACGAGTCCCGCGTGGCCGACTACATTGAGGAGAAGATCCGTGATTTTGCGGACGACTGCCGCCGCGACAGACTCGGCAATCTCATCGCGTTTCGCAAGGGGACAGATTCCTCGAAAAAGCTGATGCTCTGCGCGCATATGGACGAGGTGGGGCTGCTCGTGTCCTACATCACCGACGAGGGACTGCTGCGCTTTCAGCCGGTGGGAGGCATCGATCCCCGCGTCATCACCGGGCGGCGCGTACTGGTCGGTGAGAAACAGGTGCCGGGCGTGATCGGCACCAAGGCCATTCACATCCAGACGCCGGAGGAGCGCAAGCAGGCGCCCGGCTTCGACCGGCTCTATATCGACATCGGCGCCACCTCGCGGGAGGATGCGCAGAAAGCGGTGTCGCTCGGCGACTGCGCCGTCTTCGACTCAGACTTTGTCACATTCGGCGACGGCTGCATCAAAGCAAAGGCGCTGGACAACCGCGTGGGCTGCGCGGTGCTCATGGAGAGCATGCGCATGCGTCCGCACTACGACACCTACTATGTCTTCTCGGTGGGGGAGGAGGTCGGCCTGCGCGGGGCATACACGTCGTCATATGACATCGAGCCGGACTTTGCTGTGGCGATCGACTCCACGACGACTGCGGACTATGCCGGTGTCGACGAGCGCGACCAGGGGCTCAAGCTCGGCGGCGGCTGCGCGCTCTTTCTGATGGAGAGCACCACCTACTACTTCAAGGACACCCTCAAAAAAGTACGCCGCATCGCGCAGGAGAACGGCGTGCGCTACCAGATGAAACAGATCATGGTCGGGGGGCTCGACGCGGGCGGCATTCAACGCACCGCGAGCGGGGTGGAGACGGCGAGCGTCGCGACGCCCTGCCGGTATCTCCACTCGCCGTCGTGCATGATGAAGATCAGCGACATTCTCGAGACGGAAAAGCTGGTCGCAGCGCTTTGCCAGAGCGCTGATTTGATGAAACGGAGGTCTTAA
- a CDS encoding phenylacetate--CoA ligase family protein, whose translation MFWQREIETMPRDEIRKMQLTRLQAAVKRCYERVPLYRAKFEAAGIVPQDIRTLSDLHKIPFTVKDDFRENYPFGMFAAPMEEIVRIHASSGTTGKPTVVGYTRQDLDIWSDLVARLATAAGASSKDIVQIAFGYGLFTGAFGLHYGLEKIGATIVPMSSGNTEKQLMLMQDFGTTLLVATPSYALYLSEVAKEMGIRDKLKLRIGLFGAEGCTDEMRAQIEENFGILATDNYGMSELIGPGVAGECELRCGLHLAEDHFIAEIIDPETGEVLPEGETGELVITAMTKQALPVLRYRTRDITRLITEPCACGRTHARIDKVRGRSDDMLIIKGVNVFPSQIETVIMGTEHIAPHYLLVIRRKDFKDTLEVQVELKDGTLLERYGELLELEKTVHHRLQSVLGLDAKVTLVGPNTIERSQGKAKRILDLRNEK comes from the coding sequence ATGTTTTGGCAGAGAGAAATCGAGACCATGCCCCGCGACGAAATCAGAAAGATGCAGCTGACCCGCCTGCAGGCTGCGGTGAAGCGCTGTTATGAGAGAGTTCCGCTCTACCGGGCTAAATTTGAGGCGGCCGGCATTGTACCGCAGGACATTCGGACTCTCTCCGATTTACATAAGATTCCCTTTACGGTAAAAGACGATTTTCGTGAGAACTATCCGTTTGGAATGTTCGCCGCGCCGATGGAGGAGATCGTGAGAATTCACGCCTCCTCCGGCACCACGGGAAAGCCGACGGTTGTCGGCTACACCCGGCAGGATCTGGATATCTGGAGCGATCTGGTCGCACGCCTTGCGACAGCGGCCGGCGCCTCTTCCAAAGATATTGTGCAGATTGCGTTCGGCTACGGGCTCTTTACGGGGGCATTCGGGCTGCACTACGGCCTTGAAAAAATCGGGGCGACCATTGTGCCGATGTCGAGCGGCAACACCGAAAAACAGCTCATGCTGATGCAGGACTTCGGCACCACACTGCTTGTGGCGACCCCCTCCTATGCGCTCTACCTCTCGGAGGTGGCAAAGGAGATGGGAATCCGCGACAAGCTCAAGCTGCGCATTGGGCTCTTTGGCGCCGAGGGATGCACCGACGAGATGCGCGCCCAGATTGAGGAGAATTTCGGCATTCTGGCGACTGACAACTACGGTATGAGCGAGCTCATCGGTCCCGGCGTTGCGGGTGAATGTGAGCTTCGCTGCGGGCTGCACCTGGCGGAGGATCACTTCATCGCCGAGATCATCGACCCCGAGACGGGCGAAGTCCTGCCGGAGGGGGAGACGGGGGAGCTTGTCATCACCGCGATGACAAAGCAGGCCCTGCCGGTTCTGCGCTACCGCACGCGGGACATCACGAGGCTCATCACCGAGCCCTGCGCCTGCGGCAGAACCCATGCACGCATCGACAAGGTGCGCGGGCGCAGTGACGACATGCTCATCATCAAGGGAGTCAACGTCTTCCCGTCGCAGATTGAAACCGTCATCATGGGCACTGAGCACATTGCCCCGCACTACCTGCTCGTCATCCGCCGCAAGGACTTCAAAGATACGCTGGAGGTGCAGGTGGAGCTCAAGGATGGGACGCTCCTCGAGCGCTACGGCGAGCTTCTTGAACTCGAGAAGACCGTGCATCACAGGTTGCAGAGCGTACTGGGGCTGGACGCGAAAGTGACGCTGGTCGGGCCCAACACCATCGAGCGCTCACAGGGAAAGGCAAAGCGGATTCTGGATTTGAGAAATGAAAAATAG
- a CDS encoding GNAT family N-acetyltransferase, which translates to MIKRYSIEDIDTIARFLEPSPEIYMRYRAGLTTLEQVYFDVWIQQSDETVTAVILKTNRHYYLKAEPGADTAELAAFLNFTAGKEELIGERASIMRVLDGLADVAKVDAYHFASMQSVLSLSDSSDGVTRARDIIAYRKVYALLSEVAVFDAITFEEFYMERRGADHKATGRTYCYEVDGEVISTASAVCETERMAMLSGVATREEFRGRGLARQTVSKLCRDLLNEGKTPFIAYNNPIAEQLYQSIGFTKVGEKLVVRF; encoded by the coding sequence ATGATCAAGCGTTATTCCATTGAAGACATCGACACCATCGCCCGCTTTCTGGAACCGTCGCCCGAGATTTACATGCGCTACCGCGCGGGACTGACGACTCTCGAACAGGTCTATTTTGACGTGTGGATTCAGCAGAGCGACGAGACCGTCACGGCGGTCATTCTGAAGACGAACCGGCACTACTATCTCAAAGCCGAGCCGGGCGCAGATACGGCCGAACTTGCGGCTTTTTTGAACTTTACGGCCGGCAAGGAGGAACTCATCGGCGAGCGCGCCTCCATCATGCGAGTGCTCGACGGACTCGCCGACGTTGCAAAGGTCGACGCCTACCACTTCGCAAGCATGCAGTCCGTTCTCTCGCTCTCTGACTCGTCAGATGGCGTAACGCGGGCGCGTGACATCATTGCCTATCGAAAAGTCTATGCGCTGCTCAGCGAGGTGGCGGTCTTTGACGCCATCACCTTTGAGGAGTTCTATATGGAGCGCCGCGGCGCCGATCACAAAGCGACGGGACGCACCTACTGCTATGAAGTCGACGGCGAGGTGATCAGCACTGCATCCGCCGTCTGCGAGACCGAGCGGATGGCCATGCTCTCGGGCGTTGCGACACGCGAGGAATTTCGCGGGAGGGGGCTTGCGAGACAAACCGTCAGCAAGCTCTGCCGGGATTTGCTCAACGAGGGAAAGACGCCCTTTATCGCTTACAACAACCCCATAGCAGAGCAGCTCTACCAGAGCATCGGCTTTACCAAGGTGGGAGAAAAGCTCGTCGTACGGTTCTGA